Part of the Polaribacter sp. Hel1_33_78 genome is shown below.
ACAGAACCCATTGCTGCTGGTATGTCTTTAATTCTAAATGTTGCTTTAGAATTTACAGTTTTACCACTACTTAATTTTGCACTCACATTAACCACAGCCGTGCTTGATGGTCCAGGCCTCATCATATAAGCTGATCCATTTTTAGATAATTTACCACCCGTTGCAGAAACTGAAATATTATTAGCTCCAACTCCTGGTAAAGAAACTGAGATTGGGTTATCTAAACCTCTATAAACAACATTCATCTTATCAGCAGAAACTACGGCACTACTAGGCTCAGCTATTACGCTATATTTGCTTTCAAAATCAACAGGAACTTCTACTCCGTTTTCTGTAAAATAAATCGTCCCTTTAATTGATTTCTCTCCAACATTACCAGCAGGAAAGTCCAAAATTACTTGACCATCCTTAACATTCTTTGTAGCATCTTTACCATTAAGCAAGACTTTATTAGGAACTAACGTGGCATCGTAACGTCCTAAAACGACTTCACCTGTAACTCTTTCACCTGCAAAATAAGCTGTTTTCTTTAAACTAACAATACCTTCATAATTCGTCAATGATAGAGCTTCCTCCATTTTACCTCCTAATAAATCTGTAACGATATCAGCTTCTGAATTTTTAATATCAGCTTGCATTTGCGTAAGATTTGTTAAGGAAGCTACTAAAGGAAATCCTTCATATCTTGCCTTTAACCATTTTTGTGTTTTCTTTCCACCCCTATTAACATCATCTGTGTTAAATCTTTTATTAATTACTGGAGTAAACTTACTATCAGAACCTAATGTATTTACTAAGCTTGTTCTAAAACCATTAATTTTATCCAAAAAATCTTGACCTTCAGATGTATAACCATCTCCCTTAAAGAAATAAGCATCTAAAAAATCAGTTTTATCCATCGCTTCATAATCCGATTTGTTCTCAATATCAGCTGCCATTTTTAATTTTAATTCATCTAAATATGAATAAAAGTCAGCTGAAAATTTCTTTATTTCATTCGCTTGCTCGTTAAGCTTCCCAAATTTTTCTTTTTGTTCTTTCGCTTTTGTTGCTAAATTAGCATATGCTTCATTATTTTTATCTGTTGTTGAAGCGTTATTTACAGTTAGTTTTTCATTCATAAAACCAAAAGCTGATAATACTTCTTTACTCATATTCATTGCTAACATCGCAATAAATACAAGATACATTAAATTAATCATCTTTTGTCTTGCAGACAATTTTCCTCCAGCCATTTTTTAATTAGTTTTTAATAAGTTATACATTTCTTTGAACTAATTATTTGCTAGACATTGCAGAAAGCATTCCTCCATAAACACCGTTAAGAGAAGAAAGGTTATTTGCTAAAGACTCCATTTGCTCTTTTAATCTCTCTGTATTTTCCACAACAGCAGTATTTAACTCTGCTTGTTTATTAGAGTTTTCCAACTGTACTGCATACAAACCGTTTAACGATTCCATTTGAACAGCGGCTAATGACACTTGTTCATTATACTTATTTGTTGATGAGATAGATTCTGCAGCAGCAGATAATCCTTCTGCAGCTCCTTGAAAGTTCTTCATACTAGTTCCTAAGCTTTCCATTAAAGCCCCATCAATTTTTGCCTCTTGCAATAAATTATCTAATTTTTGAGATAGAATACCATCAGCCCCTAATTTATCCTCTGAAGAAAAACCCTCAGCGCCTAATTCTGGATATACTTTTGTCCAATCAAAATCATCCTCAGGGGTATCAAAAGCAGAAACTGCAAAAACACCAGCTTCCACTAACAAACCAATAGTTAACATTAATCCTCCTGAAATTTCAAATATACCAAGGTCTAAACTAATATGCTGAATTTTAAACAAAGCTCCAACTATTACTACTGCTGCTCCCATTCCGTATACGAAATTCATTACTTTTTTATAAGATCTTGATTGTGCCATTTTTTTTTAAAATTATATTGTTGTTTTTATTTTAACTTATTTATTTGAAGTCCCCAAGTAGTTTTGAACCGTTCTAAAACCAATGTAACTTCTTGCTGTGTCTGCATATTCATAATCTCTAGAAGCCACTTCTAGATAATATGCTACATCTTTCCAAGATCCTCCTCTAATAATTTTTCTCTTGTTTTTTCTATCTTCTACATTAGGGTTCATTGTTGAGGCCATATAGTAAGATGATAAATTATACGCCGTATTTGTCCATTCAGAAACATTCCCAGCCATATTATACAAACCGTAATCATTCGCATTAAATGACTTTGCTTCCATAGTATATAAAGCTCCGTCTACAGAATAATTACCCCTTACAGGTTTAAAGTTCGCCAAGAAACACCCTCTATCACTCGTTGCGCTCCCTGTCCCCCAAGGATAGGTAGCAAATTCTAACCCCCCTCTTGCCGCATACTCCCATTCTGCTTCTGTAGGTAATCTAAAATCTGGCACTTTTGTTGTATTTTTTCTTCCTCTTAAATAATCATTTTTCTTTTTGGTCCTCCAATTACAGAAAGCATTTGCTTGGCCCCAAGAAACACCCACTACTGGATAATCTCCATAAGATTGATGATAAAAATAATCTTGATGCATTGGATCATTATAAGAATAATTAAAATCTTTTACCCAAACAGTTGTATCAGGATAAATATTTAAAACTTCAGATTCAACAAAATCTTTTCTTTTACCACCTTTTCTAGCAGCATTATCTCTATCAAACCACGAATATTTATAGTTTAATAATTTTGTTTTAAAAGTTCTTAGACCGTCTACAGCGTCCTCTTTGCTTATGTATACAGAATCCATCACTTCAACATAATCTACATCAGGAAAATCTTCTTTTTTCCAAATAAGTTCTTCATCCCAATTTAAAGGTTGAATTGTATCAAAGCTATAGTAATTGTCATACATGTACTTTTGATAAGCAGATGCATCTGCCGTATCTGCCGCCTTAAATGCGTAATTTTGAATACCTCCTGAAGGTCCATCACCGTTGGCATCTGGCGTTGCGCCTAAAGCGGCAAATTCTGCTTGAACTGCTAGTTTAGTTCTTACCACTGAATCTCTTACCCACCTTACAAACTCTTTGTACTCATTATTGGTTACTTCAGTTTCATCCATATAGTAAGGCCGAACAGTAACTGTCTTTGTTGGAGTATTTAAAGTACCTAAAATATCTTGATCTTGCTTCCCCATTGTAAAAGAGCCTCCCGGAATTTTAGCCATTCCGTAAGGTTTTTCTGAAAACCATTTTTTCTTAGATTTCACACCTACTAATTCTCCTCTATCATTAGAACCACAACTGTAAAAAACGGTTATTAAAAGTGCAAATATTGCTGCTTTCTTCATATTATATTTTGTCTTTACTAAAAGTTCGTAAACCTATTATTTTTTTTGCTAAAATACAATCTTGAAACCACATTTTAACGTATTGTTTTTTATTATATGATCACACTACAACATCTTTCTCATTGCTTTATACCATCTTTCAGGTATAATTTGCTTTGTAGCTTCTGTGTAATCTTTGAATGTACATGGTATTAACGCATGCCTTTTATATTTATTATCTGATAAAATATTTATCTCTATCCACCAACGTCCAGTTTTGTTGCTTTTGTAAAAAATTAGTGGGTCATCGTTTTCCATTAAAACCGTAAACTTTTGATAATTTTCTTTTCCAGAAAAAGGATAGTCTTTTACCCTGAAATTAACACCTTCAATAAAATACCAAATCATCTGAGCGATTAAATTAGCCGTTTGATGATTGTTATCGTATTTAGAATTGTACTCATAAATTCCGAAAGAAGTAACTTTATCACTAATTCCTGCATACCTAGAGATAGCACAAATTTCTTCACCGTAAAAACCATTCGGAGAAGCGTTATTGTTTGCAGGAGCTTCACTTTGTCTTATCGCGCCAATATCTATAGATACAATATCAGCATTCCTAAAAGCAGGTTCGATATTTTCTAATTCTTTTGCCTTTCCAAGTCTATAAGAGTCAAAAAATAAATTATCTAACAATTCAATTTCTTCTTGGGCATTGAAATACGTTTGATAACCAACATTACTGTAATTAAACAAGTTACTTGGTTCTTGCATAATTACTTTACTTAAATAAGATTGTGATGTTAAATCATCCTCTAAATTACCCAAATCAAAACGACTATCTACGGCAGTAATATTAACAGTTTGCTCTAAAGAATCATAAGCTCTATAATTCACATAGGTAATATCTTGACCTCCACCAATTATAATTGGTATGATATTTTTTTTTAATAAGTATGTTATTAATTCAGAAACCGCAAAATAAGTATCCGTAACAGAATTTCCTTTTGGGACATTTCCTAGGTCTGCAATTTCTGTTTGCCAATTTCCCGGAAATAATTGGTATAATTTGTTTCGAATAAACTGCAAGTCTTCTCCACAACCAAAATTATTTTCTGAGTTTCTGTCTTCTTCAACCCCAAAAATGGCTAGTTGTACATTCTTTAAATCAGGAAAACCTTCTTGCTTAGAATGAATTCTAATTTTCTTACCCAAACACGAAAATGACTGCGTTACTAGATGCGCTAAAACAGCTTCTTTTACAGGGGATAAAAAATGTTGGTTCATCAATTTTTTTTAATAGATGCTGCAATATATAAAATACTTACTTCTTTTTTGTTGTTTTTTTAGCAGGTGTTTTTCTTTTTGCTACTTTTTTCTTTGGAGTTTTAGCCTCAATCATTTTAATAGCCTCAGCCTTAGAAAGTTTTTCTATTTTTGTTGTTTTCGGTAACTCTATTTTGATTTTTCCTTTTAAAACATTAAACCTACCCCACCTTGCTTTTTCTACACGAATACCAACATCTTCCCAATTATGAATAACTTTATCTATTTCTTTCTGTTTTTTAACTTCAATTAACTCAATAATATCGTCATCAGACAGCGCATCAAAATCGTACTTTTTACTTACGTTAATAAATATAGAATTCCATTTTATGAAGGGTCCAAAACGTCCAACGCCTTTTTGCACAGGTAATTCTTCATAAAAATAAATTGGTGCATCTGCTTTTTGTTTTGCCACAATTAATT
Proteins encoded:
- the gldM gene encoding gliding motility protein GldM — its product is MAGGKLSARQKMINLMYLVFIAMLAMNMSKEVLSAFGFMNEKLTVNNASTTDKNNEAYANLATKAKEQKEKFGKLNEQANEIKKFSADFYSYLDELKLKMAADIENKSDYEAMDKTDFLDAYFFKGDGYTSEGQDFLDKINGFRTSLVNTLGSDSKFTPVINKRFNTDDVNRGGKKTQKWLKARYEGFPLVASLTNLTQMQADIKNSEADIVTDLLGGKMEEALSLTNYEGIVSLKKTAYFAGERVTGEVVLGRYDATLVPNKVLLNGKDATKNVKDGQVILDFPAGNVGEKSIKGTIYFTENGVEVPVDFESKYSVIAEPSSAVVSADKMNVVYRGLDNPISVSLPGVGANNISVSATGGKLSKNGSAYMMRPGPSSTAVVNVSAKLSSGKTVNSKATFRIKDIPAAMGSVRNQFGTVRMPKSGLANAPISAGLPDFMFDLKLKVNSFKIKVPGQLTIIVNGSRLSAAAKQKLSKAKRGDIINIYDIKASIIGNSYKLKQVLPVNIELTN
- the gldL gene encoding gliding motility protein GldL, whose protein sequence is MAQSRSYKKVMNFVYGMGAAVVIVGALFKIQHISLDLGIFEISGGLMLTIGLLVEAGVFAVSAFDTPEDDFDWTKVYPELGAEGFSSEDKLGADGILSQKLDNLLQEAKIDGALMESLGTSMKNFQGAAEGLSAAAESISSTNKYNEQVSLAAVQMESLNGLYAVQLENSNKQAELNTAVVENTERLKEQMESLANNLSSLNGVYGGMLSAMSSK
- the gldK gene encoding gliding motility lipoprotein GldK codes for the protein MKKAAIFALLITVFYSCGSNDRGELVGVKSKKKWFSEKPYGMAKIPGGSFTMGKQDQDILGTLNTPTKTVTVRPYYMDETEVTNNEYKEFVRWVRDSVVRTKLAVQAEFAALGATPDANGDGPSGGIQNYAFKAADTADASAYQKYMYDNYYSFDTIQPLNWDEELIWKKEDFPDVDYVEVMDSVYISKEDAVDGLRTFKTKLLNYKYSWFDRDNAARKGGKRKDFVESEVLNIYPDTTVWVKDFNYSYNDPMHQDYFYHQSYGDYPVVGVSWGQANAFCNWRTKKKNDYLRGRKNTTKVPDFRLPTEAEWEYAARGGLEFATYPWGTGSATSDRGCFLANFKPVRGNYSVDGALYTMEAKSFNANDYGLYNMAGNVSEWTNTAYNLSSYYMASTMNPNVEDRKNKRKIIRGGSWKDVAYYLEVASRDYEYADTARSYIGFRTVQNYLGTSNK
- a CDS encoding formimidoylglutamase, coding for MNQHFLSPVKEAVLAHLVTQSFSCLGKKIRIHSKQEGFPDLKNVQLAIFGVEEDRNSENNFGCGEDLQFIRNKLYQLFPGNWQTEIADLGNVPKGNSVTDTYFAVSELITYLLKKNIIPIIIGGGQDITYVNYRAYDSLEQTVNITAVDSRFDLGNLEDDLTSQSYLSKVIMQEPSNLFNYSNVGYQTYFNAQEEIELLDNLFFDSYRLGKAKELENIEPAFRNADIVSIDIGAIRQSEAPANNNASPNGFYGEEICAISRYAGISDKVTSFGIYEYNSKYDNNHQTANLIAQMIWYFIEGVNFRVKDYPFSGKENYQKFTVLMENDDPLIFYKSNKTGRWWIEINILSDNKYKRHALIPCTFKDYTEATKQIIPERWYKAMRKML